A DNA window from Sphingopyxis macrogoltabida contains the following coding sequences:
- a CDS encoding outer membrane protein assembly factor BamE, producing MPKLPASRARLLAVGLMVALTASGCTQMKGRQGYVVDPVLTQAITPGVDNRESVEKTLGRPTFVGQFSNNEYYYVSRETRQLAFANPRPIAQQVLRVRFDPAGNVAAVDKTGLELVSKLNPEGDKTPTLGRHRSFFEDIFGNIGAVGAPGAGAPPGQ from the coding sequence ATGCCCAAGCTTCCTGCCTCGCGCGCGCGCCTGCTTGCCGTCGGACTGATGGTCGCGCTGACCGCGAGCGGATGTACGCAGATGAAGGGGCGGCAGGGTTATGTCGTCGATCCGGTGCTGACGCAGGCGATCACGCCCGGCGTCGACAATCGCGAGTCGGTCGAAAAGACGCTCGGACGTCCGACCTTCGTCGGCCAGTTCAGCAACAATGAATATTATTATGTATCGCGCGAAACGCGGCAGCTCGCCTTCGCCAATCCGCGCCCGATCGCACAGCAGGTGCTGCGTGTCCGCTTCGATCCCGCCGGCAATGTCGCGGCGGTCGACAAGACCGGGCTCGAACTGGTGAGCAAGCTCAACCCCGAAGGCGACAAGACCCCGACGCTGGGCCGCCATCGCAGCTTCTTCGAGGATATTTTCGGCAATATCGGCGCTGTCGGTGCGCCGGGCGCCGGGGCGCCGCCGGGACAGTAA
- a CDS encoding NADP-dependent malic enzyme translates to MDSGSKVQFSDREALLYHEYGRPGKIEIVASKPMATQRDLSLAYSPGVAVPVNAIAADPAKAYDYTIKGNLVAVISNGTAILGLGNLGALASKPVMEGKAVLFKRFADVDSIDLEVDTEDPQAFIDAVALLEPSFGGINLEDIAAPNCFIIEQALKEKMNIPVFHDDQHGTAIITAAGLINACHLTGRDLSTVKVVVNGAGAAAIACTALIKAMGVRHENVIMCDRKGTIWQGRTEGMDQWKSAHAVPTEARNLTEALIGADVFLGLSAAGALKPEMVKDMAPAPIIFAMANPDPEISPPDARAARPDAIIATGRSDYPNQVNNVLCFPFIFRGALDVHATAINEEMKIAAAYAIADLARQQVPEEVAAAYGGRASSFGPEYIIPSPFDPRLMEIVPAAVAEAAMQTGVAQRPIADLGEYRTRLRARLNPTTSVLTLAYEAARSNPKRVVFAEGEEEVVLRAAIQFRDGGYGIPVLVGREGLHDKLRAMGVADAESFEVHNSVNSPHVPQMVDMLYERLQRRGYLRRDAERMVNRDRNIFGSLLLKLGLADAMITGTTRTYSQTMREVRRVIDHAEGKTPFGIHVLVDQHHTIFMADTTVNERPSAVMLADIAERTAQVARRMGHEPRVAFLSYSTFGNPPGEWLDNIRDAVSILDQRNPGFEYEGEMAPDVALNEKVMKNYPFCRLSGPANVLVMPGLQSANLSAKLLRELGGGAVIGPMLVGMEKPVQVATMASTASDLVTLAVLAAGGIAQ, encoded by the coding sequence ATGGATAGTGGCAGCAAGGTGCAGTTTTCCGACCGCGAGGCCCTGCTCTACCACGAATATGGCCGGCCCGGGAAAATCGAGATCGTCGCGTCGAAGCCGATGGCGACGCAGCGCGACCTCAGCCTTGCCTATTCGCCCGGCGTCGCCGTTCCGGTCAACGCGATCGCCGCGGACCCGGCCAAGGCCTATGACTATACGATCAAGGGCAATCTGGTCGCGGTGATCTCGAACGGCACCGCGATCCTCGGCCTCGGCAACCTCGGCGCGCTCGCCTCGAAGCCGGTGATGGAAGGCAAGGCGGTCTTGTTCAAACGCTTCGCCGACGTCGATTCGATCGACCTCGAGGTCGATACCGAAGATCCGCAGGCGTTCATCGACGCTGTCGCGCTGCTCGAACCGAGCTTCGGCGGCATCAACCTCGAAGATATCGCCGCGCCGAACTGCTTCATCATCGAGCAGGCGCTGAAGGAAAAGATGAACATCCCGGTGTTCCATGACGACCAGCATGGCACCGCAATCATCACTGCCGCGGGCCTGATCAACGCCTGTCACCTGACCGGGCGCGACCTTTCGACCGTCAAGGTCGTCGTGAACGGCGCGGGCGCGGCCGCGATCGCCTGCACCGCGCTGATCAAGGCGATGGGCGTGCGGCACGAAAATGTCATCATGTGCGACCGCAAGGGCACGATCTGGCAAGGCCGGACCGAAGGCATGGACCAGTGGAAGTCGGCGCATGCCGTGCCGACCGAAGCGCGCAACCTGACCGAAGCGCTGATCGGTGCCGACGTCTTCCTCGGCCTCTCGGCCGCGGGGGCGCTCAAGCCCGAAATGGTCAAGGACATGGCGCCGGCGCCGATCATCTTCGCGATGGCGAACCCCGATCCCGAAATATCGCCGCCCGATGCTCGTGCCGCAAGACCCGACGCGATCATCGCGACCGGGCGTTCGGACTATCCGAACCAGGTCAACAACGTGCTGTGCTTCCCCTTCATCTTCCGCGGCGCGCTCGACGTCCATGCGACCGCGATCAACGAAGAGATGAAGATCGCGGCGGCCTACGCCATTGCCGACCTCGCGCGCCAGCAGGTGCCCGAGGAAGTCGCCGCGGCCTATGGCGGACGCGCATCGAGCTTTGGCCCCGAATATATCATCCCCTCGCCCTTCGACCCGCGTTTGATGGAAATCGTTCCCGCCGCGGTCGCCGAAGCGGCGATGCAGACGGGCGTCGCGCAGCGGCCGATCGCGGATTTGGGCGAATATCGCACCCGCCTCCGCGCCCGGCTCAACCCGACGACGTCGGTGCTGACGCTCGCCTATGAAGCCGCGCGGTCGAACCCGAAGCGCGTCGTTTTTGCCGAGGGCGAAGAGGAAGTCGTGCTACGCGCCGCGATCCAGTTCCGCGACGGCGGTTACGGCATTCCGGTGCTCGTCGGGCGCGAAGGGCTGCACGACAAATTGCGCGCGATGGGCGTCGCCGATGCCGAATCGTTCGAGGTGCACAACAGCGTCAATTCGCCGCATGTGCCGCAGATGGTCGACATGCTCTACGAACGGTTGCAGCGGCGCGGTTATCTTCGCCGCGATGCCGAACGCATGGTCAACCGCGATCGCAACATCTTCGGCTCATTGCTGCTCAAGCTCGGCCTCGCCGATGCGATGATCACCGGCACGACGCGCACCTATTCGCAGACGATGCGCGAAGTGCGGCGGGTGATCGACCATGCCGAGGGCAAGACGCCCTTCGGCATCCACGTCCTTGTCGACCAGCATCACACGATCTTCATGGCCGACACGACGGTGAACGAACGGCCGTCGGCCGTCATGCTCGCCGATATCGCCGAACGCACCGCGCAGGTCGCGCGGCGGATGGGGCACGAGCCGCGCGTCGCCTTTCTCTCCTATTCGACCTTCGGCAACCCGCCGGGCGAATGGCTCGACAATATCCGCGATGCGGTGTCGATCCTCGACCAGCGGAACCCGGGCTTCGAATATGAAGGCGAAATGGCGCCCGACGTCGCGCTGAACGAGAAGGTGATGAAGAACTACCCCTTCTGCCGCCTGTCGGGCCCGGCCAACGTGCTGGTGATGCCGGGGCTGCAGTCGGCCAATCTGTCGGCGAAGCTGCTGCGCGAACTCGGCGGCGGCGCGGTGATCGGCCCGATGCTCGTCGGCATGGAAAAGCCGGTGCAGGTCGCAACGATGGCATCGACCGCATCCGATCTGGTCACGCTCGCCGTGCTCGCGGCCGGCGGGATCGCGCAGTAA
- the mutS gene encoding DNA mismatch repair protein MutS produces MMAQYWSLKDKAGDCLLFYRMGDFFELFFDDAKAAAATLDIALTSRGEHGGEPVPMCGVPVHAAESYLARLIRAGHRVAIAEQVESPAEAKARGGSKALVARAIVRFVTAGTLTEESLLEGRSANRLAAMAEVGSDGEVAIAAADISTGRFEVVAVRREAVDAELARLAPSELLVSEAAEAPVAGARQIVRRPAGEFASTAGQKRLEALFGVQTLDGFGTFSRGEIAAMGAIAAYLDHVGTGSAVFLQPPLRVSASDRMAIDAATRESLELVRTMAGARDGSLLGTIDRTVTAAGARLLADDLASPLTDKGAILDRLDLVDSLARDALWRGELRATLRALPDAGRALGRLVAGRGGPRDLAQLRDALGGARLLRAHLARRADLPPLLARLLPGLDGHGALVDELTRALIETPPVDAAQGGYIAEGYDHALDALRETARDGRKAIAVLEAGYRDRTGIASLKIRHNGVLGYHVEVPAKHADALMAPDSGFTHRQTLAGVVRFNSADLHEAASRVTQAGVHALGAEAAHLETLTEQATQRCEAIAASCDVLARIDVAAALADHAMSHNWCRPDLADEPCLDVSGGRHPVVEAALAKSGERFVPNDVSLSEADRLWLVTGPNMGGKSTFLRQNALIVVLAQAGGFVPAATAKLGLVDRLFSRVGASDNLARGRSTFMVEMVETAAILAQATPQSFVILDEVGRGTSTYDGLALAWSVVEAVHEVNKCRCLFATHYHELTRLAETLTALSLHHVRAREWQGDLVLLHEVAEGPADRSYGLAVARLAGVPAGVVKRAEAVLAKLEAGRQATGGLAAGLDDLPLFAATLAAAPVATRDALREALGAIDPDALAPREALDALYTLKRLLADEA; encoded by the coding sequence ATGATGGCCCAATATTGGTCGCTGAAGGACAAGGCCGGCGATTGCCTGCTCTTCTATCGCATGGGCGATTTTTTCGAGCTGTTTTTCGACGATGCCAAGGCCGCGGCGGCGACGCTCGACATCGCGCTGACGTCGCGCGGCGAACATGGCGGCGAACCCGTGCCGATGTGCGGCGTGCCCGTCCACGCTGCCGAATCCTATCTGGCGCGGCTGATCCGCGCCGGCCACCGCGTCGCGATCGCCGAACAGGTCGAAAGCCCCGCCGAGGCCAAGGCGCGCGGCGGGTCGAAAGCGCTGGTGGCGCGGGCGATCGTCCGATTCGTCACCGCCGGCACGCTGACCGAGGAGAGCCTGCTCGAGGGACGCAGCGCCAATCGCCTCGCCGCGATGGCCGAGGTCGGCAGCGACGGCGAGGTCGCGATTGCCGCCGCAGATATCTCGACCGGACGTTTCGAGGTCGTTGCGGTACGCCGCGAGGCGGTCGATGCCGAACTCGCACGGCTCGCGCCGTCCGAACTGCTGGTGAGCGAGGCGGCGGAGGCGCCGGTCGCGGGCGCGCGGCAGATCGTGCGGCGGCCGGCGGGTGAATTTGCCAGTACCGCGGGGCAGAAACGGCTCGAAGCCTTGTTCGGCGTCCAGACGCTCGACGGCTTCGGTACCTTTTCGCGCGGTGAAATTGCCGCGATGGGGGCGATTGCCGCCTATCTCGATCATGTCGGGACCGGTTCGGCGGTCTTTCTCCAGCCGCCACTGCGCGTCTCAGCCTCGGATCGCATGGCGATCGACGCCGCGACGCGCGAAAGCCTCGAACTCGTCCGCACCATGGCCGGCGCCCGCGACGGTAGCCTTCTCGGGACGATCGACCGAACCGTGACTGCGGCGGGGGCGCGGCTGCTCGCCGACGACCTCGCGAGTCCGCTCACCGACAAAGGCGCGATCCTCGACCGGCTCGACCTGGTCGACAGCCTTGCGCGCGATGCGCTGTGGCGCGGCGAGCTGCGCGCGACCCTGCGGGCACTCCCCGATGCCGGACGCGCGCTCGGACGTCTTGTGGCGGGACGCGGCGGCCCTCGCGACCTTGCGCAGCTCCGCGACGCGCTCGGCGGGGCGCGGCTGCTCCGCGCACATCTCGCGCGCCGCGCCGATCTGCCGCCGCTCCTCGCGCGGCTGCTGCCGGGGCTCGACGGCCATGGCGCGCTCGTCGACGAACTGACGCGCGCGCTGATCGAAACGCCGCCGGTCGACGCCGCGCAGGGCGGCTATATCGCCGAGGGTTACGATCATGCCCTCGACGCGCTGCGCGAAACGGCCCGCGACGGACGCAAGGCGATCGCGGTGCTCGAGGCGGGCTATCGCGACCGCACCGGCATCGCGTCGCTCAAGATTCGTCACAATGGCGTGCTCGGCTATCATGTCGAAGTACCGGCGAAGCACGCCGACGCGCTGATGGCGCCCGACTCGGGCTTCACCCATCGCCAGACGCTCGCGGGAGTCGTCCGCTTCAATTCGGCGGATCTCCACGAGGCGGCGAGCCGGGTGACGCAGGCGGGCGTCCACGCGCTCGGGGCGGAGGCGGCGCATCTCGAAACGCTGACCGAGCAGGCGACGCAGCGGTGCGAAGCGATCGCGGCATCGTGCGACGTGCTCGCGCGGATCGACGTCGCTGCGGCGCTCGCCGACCATGCGATGAGCCACAACTGGTGCCGCCCCGACCTCGCCGACGAGCCCTGTCTCGACGTGAGCGGCGGCCGCCATCCGGTGGTCGAGGCGGCGCTCGCGAAATCGGGCGAGCGCTTCGTTCCCAACGACGTCTCGCTGTCGGAAGCCGACCGGCTCTGGCTCGTCACCGGCCCGAACATGGGCGGTAAATCGACCTTCCTCCGCCAGAACGCGCTGATCGTCGTGCTTGCGCAGGCGGGTGGTTTCGTGCCCGCTGCGACCGCGAAGCTCGGCTTGGTCGACCGGCTGTTCAGCCGCGTCGGGGCGAGCGACAATCTGGCCCGCGGGCGCTCGACCTTCATGGTCGAAATGGTCGAGACCGCCGCGATCCTTGCGCAGGCGACCCCGCAAAGCTTCGTCATCCTCGACGAGGTCGGGCGCGGCACCTCGACCTATGACGGGCTCGCGCTCGCCTGGTCGGTGGTCGAAGCGGTGCACGAGGTCAACAAGTGCCGCTGCCTGTTCGCGACCCATTATCACGAGCTGACGCGGCTCGCCGAAACGCTGACCGCGCTGTCGCTCCATCACGTCCGCGCGCGCGAATGGCAGGGCGATCTGGTGCTGCTCCACGAGGTGGCAGAGGGTCCCGCCGATCGCAGCTATGGCCTTGCCGTCGCGCGGCTCGCCGGAGTACCGGCGGGGGTGGTCAAGCGCGCCGAGGCGGTGCTTGCGAAGCTCGAGGCGGGACGCCAGGCGACCGGCGGGCTCGCCGCCGGGCTCGACGACCTGCCGCTGTTCGCCGCGACGCTCGCCGCCGCGCCGGTGGCGACCAGGGATGCGCTGCGCGAGGCGCTCGGCGCGATCGATCCCGACGCGCTCGCGCCGCGCGAGGCGCTCGACGCGCTTTATACGCTCAAGCGGCTGTTGGCGGACGAGGCATGA
- a CDS encoding [protein-PII] uridylyltransferase — MSDLFDNLDQRRAIIDRRELAGRLDAIAAENSDPGVRRRAMVALLRDALDKGRSEIEHRLLAHPSSGRLAASATAFLIDQIVRLSHDFTVGHLYPAGNRSAGERITLIAVGGYGRGEMAPHSDIDIGFLTPFKQTSWTEQVIEAQLYTLWDLGLKVGHSSRSIDEMVRAAKDDLTIRTALLEGRFIWGDRDLYDQASARFDAEVVAGNARAFVADKLAERDERHKRMGDSRYVVEPNVKEGKGGLRDLHTLFWIGKFIHRVRTVPELVDAGLLSARELRQFARAENFLLAVRCHLHVLAGRAEDRLTFDFQPEIARRMQFADRPGKSAVERFMQLYFLHAKSVGDVTGTFLAHLDDQLAARGRRFLPTIRRRPGKLNGFVLDRGRLALPSDDFFQQDPVRLVEIFALADKHGLEIHPQAMRQARHDAKLIETQGVRRNARANELFLDVLTSPRDPETVLRWMNEAGVFGRFVPDFGRVVAQMQFDMYHHYTVDEHTIRAIGLLSDIEQARLKDDHPLSTAIMGQLQSRRVIYCAVLLHDIAKGRGGDHSVLGAELALRVCPRLGLTPAETETVSWLVRYHLLMSATAFKRDLADFKTILDFAGQVQSPERLRLLLVLTVVDIRAVGPGVWNSWKRQLLTELFDAAEEVLRLGHKQKGRESRIAGKKEAVAALLRLDEKAFAKLARRLPESYWIAESVEVIAANLIHIQQAGNAPLHIAAVPDDDRGATLVMVLAADHPGLFYRIAGGIHLAGGNIIDARIHTTRDGLALDNFLVQDPLGRPFAEAEQIVRLTRAIEDALANRHRLLPKLEARALPRTRAEAFRVVPNVFIDNKASNRFTVIEVNAQDRPALLNQLAYALFQSKVTVHSAHVATYGERAVDTFYVTDLIGDKIDGAARVKSLEKRLLEAATSQSEDAVAA; from the coding sequence ATGAGCGACCTGTTCGACAATCTCGACCAGCGCCGCGCGATCATCGACCGGCGCGAGCTGGCCGGGCGGCTCGATGCGATCGCCGCCGAGAACAGCGATCCCGGCGTACGCCGCCGCGCGATGGTCGCGCTGCTCAGGGACGCGCTCGACAAGGGGCGGAGCGAAATCGAACACCGGCTGCTCGCCCATCCCTCGTCGGGGCGGCTTGCGGCGAGCGCCACCGCCTTCCTGATCGACCAGATCGTCCGCCTCAGCCACGATTTCACCGTCGGCCACCTTTATCCCGCCGGCAACCGTTCGGCGGGCGAGCGGATCACGTTGATTGCGGTCGGCGGCTATGGGCGCGGCGAAATGGCGCCGCACAGCGACATCGACATCGGCTTCCTGACCCCGTTCAAGCAGACGAGCTGGACCGAGCAGGTGATCGAGGCGCAGCTTTACACGCTCTGGGATCTCGGGCTGAAGGTCGGCCATTCGAGCCGCTCGATCGACGAGATGGTGCGCGCCGCGAAGGACGATCTGACGATCCGCACCGCGCTGCTCGAAGGGCGCTTCATCTGGGGCGACCGCGACCTCTACGATCAGGCGTCGGCGCGCTTCGATGCCGAGGTCGTCGCCGGCAATGCACGCGCCTTCGTTGCCGACAAGCTTGCCGAGCGCGACGAGCGGCACAAGCGCATGGGCGATTCGCGTTACGTCGTCGAACCCAATGTGAAGGAAGGGAAGGGCGGGCTCCGCGACCTCCACACCCTGTTCTGGATCGGCAAGTTCATCCACCGCGTGCGCACCGTTCCCGAACTGGTCGATGCGGGCCTGCTTTCGGCGCGCGAACTTCGCCAGTTCGCGCGCGCCGAGAATTTCCTGCTCGCGGTGCGTTGCCACCTCCACGTCCTCGCCGGGCGCGCCGAGGACCGGCTGACCTTCGACTTCCAGCCCGAGATCGCGCGCCGGATGCAGTTCGCCGACCGCCCCGGCAAGAGCGCGGTCGAGCGCTTCATGCAGCTCTATTTCCTCCACGCCAAAAGCGTCGGCGACGTCACCGGGACTTTCCTCGCGCATCTCGACGACCAGCTTGCGGCGCGCGGACGGCGTTTCCTGCCGACGATCCGGCGGCGGCCGGGCAAGCTCAACGGCTTCGTCCTCGACCGCGGCCGGCTTGCCTTGCCATCGGACGATTTCTTCCAGCAGGACCCGGTGCGGCTCGTCGAGATCTTCGCGCTCGCCGACAAGCACGGGCTCGAAATCCATCCGCAGGCGATGCGGCAAGCGCGCCACGATGCCAAGCTGATCGAAACGCAAGGGGTGCGCCGCAATGCGCGCGCCAACGAACTGTTCCTCGACGTGCTGACCAGCCCGCGCGATCCCGAAACGGTGCTGCGCTGGATGAACGAAGCCGGGGTGTTCGGCCGCTTCGTGCCCGATTTCGGCCGCGTCGTCGCGCAGATGCAGTTCGACATGTATCATCATTATACGGTCGACGAGCATACGATCCGCGCGATCGGCCTGTTGTCCGATATCGAGCAGGCCCGGCTGAAAGACGATCACCCGCTGTCGACCGCGATCATGGGACAGCTGCAGTCGCGGCGCGTCATCTATTGCGCGGTGCTGCTCCACGATATCGCCAAGGGGCGCGGCGGCGACCATAGCGTGCTTGGCGCCGAACTTGCTTTGCGGGTGTGCCCACGGCTGGGGCTGACCCCTGCCGAGACCGAAACCGTTTCGTGGCTCGTCCGCTATCATCTTCTGATGTCGGCGACCGCGTTCAAGCGCGACCTTGCCGATTTCAAGACGATCCTCGATTTCGCGGGGCAGGTGCAGTCGCCCGAGCGGCTCCGCCTGCTGCTCGTGCTCACGGTGGTCGATATCCGTGCCGTCGGCCCCGGCGTCTGGAACAGCTGGAAACGCCAGTTGCTCACCGAGCTGTTTGACGCCGCCGAGGAAGTGCTGCGCCTTGGGCACAAGCAGAAGGGCCGCGAATCACGGATCGCGGGCAAGAAGGAAGCCGTCGCCGCGCTGCTCCGCCTCGACGAGAAAGCTTTCGCCAAACTCGCGCGGCGCCTGCCCGAAAGCTACTGGATCGCCGAATCGGTCGAGGTCATCGCCGCCAACCTGATCCATATCCAGCAGGCCGGGAACGCCCCGCTGCATATCGCCGCGGTGCCCGACGACGATCGCGGCGCGACGCTGGTGATGGTGCTTGCCGCCGACCATCCGGGGCTTTTCTATCGCATCGCCGGGGGCATCCACCTTGCGGGCGGCAATATCATCGACGCCCGCATCCACACGACACGCGACGGACTGGCGCTCGACAATTTTCTTGTCCAGGATCCGCTGGGACGGCCTTTTGCCGAGGCCGAGCAGATCGTCCGGCTGACCCGGGCGATCGAGGATGCGCTCGCCAACCGCCACCGGCTGCTGCCCAAGCTCGAAGCGCGGGCGTTGCCGCGGACGCGTGCCGAGGCGTTCCGTGTCGTTCCCAATGTCTTTATCGACAATAAGGCTTCGAACCGTTTTACGGTGATCGAGGTCAATGCGCAGGACCGCCCGGCGCTGCTCAACCAGCTTGCCTATGCGCTGTTCCAGTCGAAGGTCACGGTGCATTCGGCGCATGTCGCGACCTATGGCGAGCGTGCGGTCGACACCTTCTATGTCACCGACCTGATCGGCGACAAGATCGACGGCGCGGCGCGGGTCAAATCGCTCGAAAAGCGCCTGCTCGAAGCCGCGACAAGCCAGAGCGAAGACGCGGTCGCCGCCTAA
- a CDS encoding dipeptidase has protein sequence MPDFSRRQLVGSALAATVAAPFISRPVRAESAAYPPRTYPKRVVDLVNEALVIDMLHPILIDEGPAPMTDKLAEEYRTSGVNAILQGVGIRDPEARDQVLSYYALWGHYVQVNSHVFTGVDKMADILRAKRDGKVAVIMGMQNADHFQKVEDVEFFYKLGQRVSQLTYNWQNRLGSGSTERVDGGITDYGVAIIEAMNKVGMLIDVSHSGDKTTLDAIELSPKPIAITHSNCRALNNHPRLKTDEAIKALAAKGGVFGIAGVRNFVTAQEPTTLPNIVDHIDHAVKLVGIEHVGIGSDLDNHGYDDMPPELQKAMKGMLKSSYAWRDKIDTDGFDHPRRIYDLTEELMRRRYSNDNIKAILGGNFQRLLTATWGG, from the coding sequence ATGCCGGATTTCTCACGCCGCCAGCTTGTCGGCAGCGCCTTGGCCGCGACGGTCGCAGCGCCCTTCATCAGCCGCCCGGTCCGCGCCGAGAGCGCGGCCTATCCGCCGCGCACCTATCCCAAGCGCGTCGTCGATCTGGTGAACGAGGCGCTGGTGATCGACATGTTGCACCCGATCCTGATCGACGAGGGTCCGGCGCCGATGACCGACAAGCTCGCCGAGGAATATCGGACGAGCGGCGTCAACGCGATCCTGCAGGGGGTCGGCATCCGCGACCCCGAAGCGCGCGATCAGGTGCTGTCCTATTATGCGCTGTGGGGCCATTATGTGCAGGTCAACAGCCATGTCTTCACCGGCGTCGACAAGATGGCCGACATCCTCCGCGCCAAGCGTGACGGCAAGGTCGCGGTGATCATGGGCATGCAGAACGCCGACCATTTCCAGAAGGTCGAGGATGTCGAATTCTTCTACAAGCTCGGCCAGCGCGTCTCGCAGCTTACCTATAACTGGCAGAACCGCCTCGGCTCGGGCTCGACCGAGCGCGTCGACGGCGGCATCACCGACTATGGCGTGGCGATCATCGAGGCGATGAACAAGGTCGGTATGCTGATCGACGTGTCGCACAGCGGCGACAAGACGACGCTCGACGCGATCGAGCTGTCGCCGAAACCGATCGCGATCACCCACAGCAATTGCCGGGCGCTCAACAACCATCCGCGGCTCAAGACCGACGAGGCGATCAAGGCGCTCGCCGCCAAGGGCGGTGTGTTCGGCATCGCGGGGGTGCGCAACTTCGTGACCGCGCAGGAACCGACGACCCTGCCCAATATCGTCGATCATATCGACCATGCGGTGAAGCTGGTCGGGATCGAGCATGTCGGGATCGGCAGCGACCTCGACAATCACGGCTATGACGACATGCCGCCCGAGTTGCAGAAGGCGATGAAGGGCATGCTGAAGTCGAGCTACGCCTGGCGCGACAAGATCGACACCGACGGTTTCGACCATCCGCGCCGCATCTATGACCTGACCGAGGAACTGATGCGTCGCCGCTATTCGAACGACAATATCAAGGCGATCCTCGGCGGCAATTTCCAGCGCCTGCTGACCGCGACCTGGGGCGGGTAG